The following proteins are encoded in a genomic region of Sesamum indicum cultivar Zhongzhi No. 13 linkage group LG8, S_indicum_v1.0, whole genome shotgun sequence:
- the LOC105169686 gene encoding protein IQ-DOMAIN 1, with product MGRKGSWFSSVKKAFSSDSKAKRAKKAKNKWFGKEKPSVSESPKWETVEESHPHPLPPLEDVKLAEVENEQTKQAYSVAVATAVAAEAAVAAAQAAAEVVRITTVSQFAGKSRDEVAAIKIQTAFRGYLARRALRALRGLVRLKSLVDGPTVKRQTANTLKCLQTLSRVQAQIQSRRIRMSEENRALQRQLLQKRAKELETLRMGEEWDDSLQSKEQIEANLLHKYEAAMRRERALAYSYTHQQTWKKSAKSTNLLFMDPTNPHWGWSWLERWMAARSWESQNTEDHKDPNSDRLSSKSAVGTGGGEITKSFARHQLNSDTPSSPGTQKPSSHQSPSTPSKAASSVAARKLKPASPRGSVVSQDDESRSIFSVQSERNRRHSIASSSVRDDESLASSPSVPSYMAPTKSAKAKSRLPSPLGMENGSNTPEKGSMGSAKKRLSYPPSPARPRRHSGPPKIDSSAIVNNDLNGTVN from the exons ATGGGGAGGAAAGGAAGTTGGTTTTCTTCAGTAAAGAAGGCATTCAGCTCAGATTCTAAGGCAAAGAGAGCCAAG AAAGCGAAGAACAAATGGTTTGGGAAAGAAAAGCCATCCGTTTCCGAATCTCCAAAATGGGAGACCGTGGAAGAATCTCATCCTCACCCTCTTCCACCTCTGGAAGATGTAAAGTTGGCAGAAGTCGAGAACGAGCAGACAAAACAAGCTTACTCTGTTGCAGTTGCTACGGCTGTGGCTGCTGAAGCGGCAGTGGCGGCTGCTCAGGCTGCAGCAGAGGTAGTACGGATTACTACGGTTAGTCAATTTGCTGGGAAATCAAGGGACGAAGTCGCAGCAATTAAAATCCAAACTGCATTCCGTGGTTACCTG GCAAGGAGGGCATTGCGAGCTCTAAGAGGGCTTGTCAGACTGAAATCACTTGTGGATGGGCCAACTGTGAAACGCCAAACCGCAAATACTCTGAAATGCCTGCAGACTTTATCTCGTGTGCAGGCTCAGATTCAATCAAGAAGGATCAGGATGTCGGAGGAGAATCGGGCACTCCAGAGACAGCTCCTACAGAAACGTGCAAAAGAACTGGAGACTTTGAGA ATGGGAGAGGAATGGGATGACAGTCTACAATCAAAAGAGCAAATAGAGGCGAATCTGCTGCATAAGTATGAAGCTGCAATGAGACGTGAAAGAGCACTGGCTTATTCATACACTCATCAG CAAACATGGAAGAAATCAGCAAAATCTACCAACTTATTGTTCATGGACCCGACGAATCCTCACTGGGGCTGGAGCTGGTTAGAACGATGGATGGCTGCTCGGTCATGGGAGTCTCAAAACACAGAAGACCATAAAGATCCAAACAGCGATCGTTTATCCTCCAAGAGTGCCGTGGGAACTGGTGGAGGAGAAATAACAAAGTCTTTTGCCCGTCATCAGCTAAACTCCGATACTCCTTCATCACCAGGCACTCAAAAGCCTTCAAGTCACCAGTCCCCCTCGACTCCTTCGAAAGCAGCTTCATCTGTGGCTGCCCGGAAATTAAAACCAGCAAGCCCCAGAGGAAGTGTGGTAAGTCAAGATGACGAGTCAAGGAGCATTTTCAGTGTACAATCGGAACGCAATAGGAGGCACAGCATTGCCAGTTCGTCGGTTAGAGACGACGAGAGCTTGGCAAGTTCTCCGTCCGTGCCTAGCTACATGGCACCAACTAAGTCGGCAAAAGCCAAGTCAAGGTTGCCAAGTCCATTAGGAATGGAGAATGGTAGTAATACACCAGAGAAGGGATCGATGGGGTCGGCCAAGAAACGACTTTCTTATCCCCCTTCACCTGCTAGGCCCCGGCGGCATTCTGGACCCCCAAAGATTGACAGTAGCGCCATCGTCAACAATGATTTGAATGGAACAGTCAACTGA
- the LOC105169684 gene encoding uncharacterized protein LOC105169684 isoform X2 yields the protein MDTGICFFHSASHVYPRFPYRTWNNGKLGGRKFASLNFVGWKQRKTLICAVNKDAEKSFKKTVEVDRLIDMLRDADDKELHQLVVENVLAFNEGFWIRLAARTETCKSEDDKKDYEELAALLMSVVDRLVHKTNEKIESATDVLKAILKPVVNEEEEIEWPPRDPEALALMQKELNQREQEGHLDEGFLAEVNAQLRQAKEDGDKPGLEAMLQKVLQLYASRVLSKRSYAKKGNEILKAEQFLETLIQASHHNLQPHTQIPT from the exons ATGGATACTGGAATATGCTTCTTCCATTCAGCTTCACACGTTTACCCG CGTTTTCCGTATAGAACATGGAACAATGGGAAGCTTGGGGGAAGGAAATTTGCTTCACTGAATTTTGTTGGTTGGAAGCAGAG GAAAACTTTGATCTGTGCAGTCAATAAGGATGCTGAGAAATCATTCAAAAAGACTGTGGAAGTAGACAGACTCATAGATATGCTAAGGGATGCAGATGATAAAGAA CTTCATCAACTTGTTGTGGAGAATGTTCTTGCTTTCAATGAGGGTTTCTGGATACGGCTTGCAGCTAGAACAGAAACATGCAAATCTGAGGACGATAAA AAAGACTATGAAGAATTGGCTGCATTATTGATGAGTGTGGTGGATCGTCTTGTCCACAAGACTAAT GAAAAAATAGAGTCAGCTACAGATGTGCTTAAGGCAATTTTGAAACCTGTGGTtaacgaagaagaagagattGAATGGCCTCCTAGAGACCCTGAGGCTCTCGCTCTCATGCAAAAA GAGTTAAACCAAAGAGAGCAAGAAGGTCATCTTGATGAGGGCTTCCTTGCGGAAGTTAACGCACAGCTACGGCAA GCAAAAGAAGATGGTGATAAGCCGGGGCTCGAAGCTATGTTGCAAAAGGTCTTGCAACTGTATGCTTCCAGAGTTCTCTCCAAACGTAGTTATGCCAAGAAAG GGAACGAAATACTGAAAGCCGAGCAGTTTCTTGAGACCTTAATCCAAG CTTCTCACCACAATCTGCAACCCCACACCCAAATCCCAACCTAG
- the LOC105169682 gene encoding V-type proton ATPase subunit a3 — protein sequence MGERGRGCCPPMDLMRSEPMQLLQLIIPVESAHLAVSYIGDLGLIQFKDLNAEKSPFQRTYAIQIKRCGEMARKLRFFRDQMSKVGLTPTARSATQAITSLDDLEVKLGDLEAELVEINANGEKLQRSYNELAEYKLVLQKAGEFFNSALSSAEAHHREYASNQGGESLETPLLSEQETFADPSKQVKLGFITGLVPRDKSMAFERILFRATRGNVFLKQATVDEPVIDPVSGEKVEKNVFVVFFSGERAKNKILKICEAFGANRYAFTEDLSKQSQMITEVSGRLSELQTTIDAGLVHRGNLLQAIGEQFEQWNLLVRKEKAIYHTLNMLSIDVTKKCLVAEGWSPVFATKEIQDALHRATLDSNSQVDSIFQVLHTREMPPTYFRTNKFTSAFQEIVDAYGVAKYQEANPGVFTIVTFPFLFAVMFGDWGHGICLLLATLYFIIREKKLSSQKLGDIMEMTFGGRYVIMLMALFSIYTGLIYNEFFSVPFELFAPSAYVCRDPACRDATTVGLIKARDTYPFGVDPAWHGTRSELPFLNSLKMKMSILLGVAQMNLGIILSYFNAQFFKNSLNTWFQFIPQMIFLNSLFGYLSVLIIIKWCTGSKADLYHVMIYMFLSPTDELGENELFPGQKTIQIVLLLLALVSVPWMLLPKPFLLKMQHDRHHGESYAPLPDAEESLQSEANHDSHGHEEFEFSEIFVHQLIHTIEFVLGAVSNTASYLRLWALSLAHSELSSVFYEKVLLLAWGYNNIIILIVGIIIFICATVGVLLVMETLSAFLHALRLHWVEFQNKFYEGDGYKFYPFSFALLDYEEE from the exons ATGGGGGAGCGGGGGAGGGGATGCTGTCCGCCAATGGATCTGATGCGGTCGGAGCCGATGCAACTGCTCCAACTCATCATCCCCGTCGAGTCCGCCCATCTCGCCGTGTCTTACATCGGTGACCTCGGCCTTATCCAATTCAAAGAC CTGAATGCAGAAAAAAGCCCCTTCCAGAGAACATATGCTATTCAG ATCAAAAGATGTGGAGAAATGGCACGTAAATTGAGATTCTTCCGGGACCAAATGTCAAAGGTAGGGTTGACGCCTACAGCAAGATCTGCCACCCAAGCTATTACCAGTTTAGATGACCTTGAG GTTAAACTTGGAGACCTTGAAGCAGAGCTAGTTGAGATAAATGCAAATGGTGAGAAGTTACAGCGCTCCTACAATGAACTAGCAGAGTACAAGCTTGTGCTTCAAAAG GCTGGCGAATTTTTTAACTCTGCCCTGAGCAGTGCTGAGGCCCACCACAGGGAGTATGCATCAAACCAAGGTGGGGAGTCCTTGGAAACTCCCTTATTGTCTGAGCAG GAAACGTTTGCTGATCCATCCAAGCAAGTTAAACTGGGATTTATTACAGGACTTGTTCCCAGGGACAAGTCTATGGCATTTGAGAGGATTTTGTTTCGAGCTACCAGGGGTAATGTGTTTCTGAAGCAGGCTACAGTGGATGAGCCCGTCATTGATCCTGTATCAGGAGAGAAG gttgaaaaaaatgtattcGTAGTCTTCTTTTCTGGAGAAAGGgctaaaaacaaaattctcaaaatatgTGAAGCTTTTGGAGCAAATCGTTATGCTTTTACTGAGGACCTGAGCAAGCAATCTCAAATGATCACTGAG GTCTCCGGCAGACTATCAGAGCTACAGACTACAATAGATGCAGGACTTGTTCACCGTGGAAACTTACTTCAAGCTATTGGAGAACAATTCGAGCAGTGGAACCTCTTG GTGAGGAAGGAGAAAGCTATTTATCATACTCTGAATATGCTGAGCATTGATGTCACCAAGAAATGTCTTGTGGCCGAAGGGTGGAGTCCTGTTTTTGCAACAAAAGAG ATTCAGGATGCACTGCATAGGGCAACACTTGACTCAAATTCGCAGGTTGATTCTATTTTCCAAGTCTTGCACACACGTGAGATGCCGCCAACCTATTTTCGAACAAACAAATTCACTTCAGCCTTTCAAGAGATTGTGGATGCTTATGG AGTGGCCAAGTATCAGGAAGCAAACCCTGGTGTATTCACTATTGTCACATTCCCATTTCTTTTCGCCGTGATGTTTGGAGACTGGGGGCATGGGATATGCCTTCTACTTGctacattatattttattatcagaGAAAAGAAGCTCTCCAGTCAG AAACTTGGAGACATCATGGAAATGACTTTTGGTGGACGCTATGTCATTATGTTGATGGCTCTGTTCTCAATTTACACTGGGTTGATctataatgaatttttctcCGTGCCATTTGAATTATTTGCTCCTTCAGCATATGTATGCCGTGATCCAGCTTGCAG GGATGCTACTACTGTGGGCTTGATCAAGGCACGAGACACTTACCCATTTGGGGTGGACCCAGCATGGCATGGTACACGCAGTGAGCTGCCTTTccttaattcattaaaaatgaaaatgtcaaTCCTACTTGGAGTTGCGCAAATGAACCTGGGAATAATATTAAGCTATTTCAATGcccaattcttcaagaatagCCTAAATACATG GTTCCAATTTATTCCCCAGATGATATTTTTGAACAGCCTCTTTGGCTACCTTTCTGTCCTTATCATCATTAAATGGTGCACAGGATCCAAAGCTGATTTGTATCATGTGATGATCTACATGTTTCTAAGTCCAACTGATGAGCTTGGTGAGAACGAGCTTTTCCCTGGTCAGAAGACAATTCAG ATTGTGTTATTACTATTGGCTCTTGTCTCGGTTCCATGGATGCTGCTTCCGAAGCCTTTCCTTCTGAAAATGCAACACGAT AGGCACCATGGAGAGTCATATGCACCCCTTCCAGATGCAGAAGAGTCTTTGCAATCAGAAGCAAATCATGATTCCCATGGTCACGAGGAGTTTGAATTCAGTGAAATTTTTGTACATCAGCTCATACACACAATAGAATTTGTGCTTGGGGCAGTCTCAAATACAGCTTCATATCTACGTTTATGGGCTCTCAG CCTTGCCCACTCCGAATTGTCCAGTGTGTTCTATGAGAAGGTTCTTCTTCTTGCATGGGG GtacaacaatataattatcctgattgttggcatcatcatcttcatttgTGCGACTGTTGGAGTGTTGTTGGTGATGGAAACACTTAGTGCCTTCTTGCACGCGTTAAGGCTTCATTGGGTGGAGTTCCAAAATAAGTTCTATGAGGGAGATGGATACAAGTTTTATCCATTCTCATTTGCTTTGCTTGATTACGAGGAAGAATGA
- the LOC105169684 gene encoding uncharacterized protein LOC105169684 isoform X1, whose amino-acid sequence MDTGICFFHSASHVYPRFPYRTWNNGKLGGRKFASLNFVGWKQRKTLICAVNKDAEKSFKKTVEVDRLIDMLRDADDKELHQLVVENVLAFNEGFWIRLAARTETCKSEDDKKDYEELAALLMSVVDRLVHKTNEKIESATDVLKAILKPVVNEEEEIEWPPRDPEALALMQKELNQREQEGHLDEGFLAEVNAQLRQAKEDGDKPGLEAMLQKVLQLYASRVLSKRSYAKKGNEILKAEQFLETLIQAPEAEWNKLLINGLTVGKGDISPEELYAVVKKRIERTLIRTEGGSYQQRILTEYLKGIQARGEEIVGVLQGGTR is encoded by the exons ATGGATACTGGAATATGCTTCTTCCATTCAGCTTCACACGTTTACCCG CGTTTTCCGTATAGAACATGGAACAATGGGAAGCTTGGGGGAAGGAAATTTGCTTCACTGAATTTTGTTGGTTGGAAGCAGAG GAAAACTTTGATCTGTGCAGTCAATAAGGATGCTGAGAAATCATTCAAAAAGACTGTGGAAGTAGACAGACTCATAGATATGCTAAGGGATGCAGATGATAAAGAA CTTCATCAACTTGTTGTGGAGAATGTTCTTGCTTTCAATGAGGGTTTCTGGATACGGCTTGCAGCTAGAACAGAAACATGCAAATCTGAGGACGATAAA AAAGACTATGAAGAATTGGCTGCATTATTGATGAGTGTGGTGGATCGTCTTGTCCACAAGACTAAT GAAAAAATAGAGTCAGCTACAGATGTGCTTAAGGCAATTTTGAAACCTGTGGTtaacgaagaagaagagattGAATGGCCTCCTAGAGACCCTGAGGCTCTCGCTCTCATGCAAAAA GAGTTAAACCAAAGAGAGCAAGAAGGTCATCTTGATGAGGGCTTCCTTGCGGAAGTTAACGCACAGCTACGGCAA GCAAAAGAAGATGGTGATAAGCCGGGGCTCGAAGCTATGTTGCAAAAGGTCTTGCAACTGTATGCTTCCAGAGTTCTCTCCAAACGTAGTTATGCCAAGAAAG GGAACGAAATACTGAAAGCCGAGCAGTTTCTTGAGACCTTAATCCAAG CTCCGGAAGCAGAATGGAATAAGCTCTTAATCAATGGTCTGACTGTTGGTAAAGGGGATATTTCACCTGAAGAATTATATGCTGTTGTAAAGAAACGAATCGAGCGGACACTGATTAGAACA GAGGGTGGATCATATCAGCAGCGCATTCTTACTGAGTACCTAAAAGGCATCCAAGCAAGAGGTGAGGAGATTGTGGGTGTACTCCAAGGTGGGACTCGGTAG
- the LOC105169685 gene encoding B-box zinc finger protein 20 has product MKIQCDVCAKEEASVFCTADEAALCQNCDSRVHNANKLASKHPRFSLLNPQFKESPSCDICQERRALLFCQEDRALLCRECDIPIHRANEHTKKHNRFLLTGVKLSAAASSYEAATSSSGSQSETEIKISVTNEVNCQPANCSESSSSTWRDNESSQPVSQQASDSTSSIAEYLMETLPGWHVEDLLDPPSQYVFYS; this is encoded by the exons ATGAAGATTCAATGTGATGTTTGCGCAAAAGAAGAAGCATCTGTTTTCTGCACTGCAGATGAGGCTGCTCTCTGCCAGAACTGTGACAGTCGAGTCCACAATGCTAATAAGCTTGCCAGCAAGCACCCCCGTTTCTCTCTTCTTAATCCTCAATTTAAAGAATCCCCAAGCTGTGACATTTGTCAG GAAAGGCGAGCATTACTGTTTTGTCAAGAAGACAGGGCATTACTTTGCAGAGAGTGCGACATTCCAATACATAGAGCCAATGAACATACCAAAAAGCATAATAGGTTTCTTCTAACTGGAGTCAAGCTCTCTGCAGCTGCTTCTTCATATGAAGCAGCTACATCCTCCAGCGGATCACAATCTGAAACAGAGATCAAAATTTCAGTAACTAATGAAGTTAATTGTCAGCCTGCTAATTGTTCAGAATCATCATCCAGTACTTGGAGGGATAATGAGTCAAGCCAACCTGTGAGCCAACAAGCTTCAGATTCAACCAGTAGTATCGCAGAGTACTTAATGGAGACTTTACCCGGTTGGCATGTTGAGGACCTGTTGGATCCTCCTTCCCAATATGTTTTCT ATTCATGA
- the LOC105169681 gene encoding LOW QUALITY PROTEIN: cysteine protease RD19A (The sequence of the model RefSeq protein was modified relative to this genomic sequence to represent the inferred CDS: substituted 1 base at 1 genomic stop codon), which produces MASRFVPLFLSSLLIATSFGCSIADANVAEGVVGSDDPLIRQVVDHGDDEVVDENSLLNADYHFAIFKRKFGKSYASQEEHDYRFSVFKANLHLARRHQKLDPSAVHGVTQFSDLTPREFRHQFLGINRRLRLPSHANKAPILPTNDLPTDFDXRDHGAVTPVKNQGSCGSCWSFSTTGALEGANFLARGKLVSLSEQQLVDCDHECDPEEKGSCDSGCNGGLMNSAFEYTLKAGGLMREEDYPYTGTDHGTCKFEKTKIAAKVANFSVVPIDEEQIAANLVKNGPLAVAINAVYMQTYIGGVSCPLICSKRLDHGVLLVGYGEAGYAPIRRKEKPYWIIKNSWGEKWGEKGYYKICRGRNICGVDSMVSTVAAVSTRE; this is translated from the exons ATGGCTTCACGCTTCGTTCCTTTATTTCTCTCCTCCCTCCTCATCGCGACTTCGTTTGGCTGCTCCATTGCCGATGCTAACGTCGCTGAAGGCGTCGTCGGGAGCGACGATCCGTTGATCCGTCAAGTCGTTGACCACGGCGATGACGAAGTCGTTGATGAGAACTCGTTGCTGAATGCCGATTACCACTTCGCTATCTTCAAGAGGAAATTTGGCAAGTCGTATGCTTCTCAGGAGGAGCACGACTACAGGTTCTCGGTCTTCAAGGCTAACCTGCACCTCGCTAGGAGACACCAGAAGCTCGATCCCTCTGCGGTCCACGGCGTCACGCAGTTTTCCGATCTCACACCCCGCGAATTCCGTCACCAATTCCTCGGCATCAATAGGAGGCTTCGTCTCCCCTCACATGCTAACAAGGCGCCGATTTTACCAACGAATGATCTACCGACGGACTTCGATTGAAGAGATCATGGTGCTGTTACGCCGGTGAAGAATCAG GGTTCTTGTGGATCATGCTGGTCGTTTAGCACAACAGGAGCATTGGAAGGCGCCAACTTCCTGGCGAGGGGAAAACTTGTGAGCCTCAGCGAGCAACAGCTTGTGGATTGCGATCATGAG TGTGACCCAGAAGAGAAAGGTTCATGTGATTCAGGCTGCAATGGCGGACTGATGAATAGTGCTTTTGAGTACACACTTAAAGCCGGTGGACTCATGCGAGAAGAAGATTATCCATACACTGGCACTGATCATGGAACTTGCAAATTTGAGAAGACCAAAATTGCTGCAAAGGTTGCCAACTTTAGTGTCGTGCCCATTGATGAAGAACAAATTGCAGCAAATCTTGTCAAGAATGGTCCTCTTGCTG TGGCTATCAATGCAGTCTACATGCAGACGTACATTGGAGGAGTTTCGTGCCCACTAATATGCTCGAAACGGTTGGATCACGGTGTATTGTTGGTTGGTTATGGTGAAGCTGGCTATGCTCCCATTCGAAGGAAGGAGAAACCTTACTGGATCATCAAAAATTCGTGGGGCGAAAAATGGGGAGAAAAAGGTTACTATAAAATCTGTAGAGGCCGCAATATTTGTGGAGTGGACTCGATGGTTTCAACTGTTGCAGCTGTTAGTACGAGAGAGTAG
- the LOC105169683 gene encoding uncharacterized protein LOC105169683 gives MLRILRKTTPPMANSSGSGDDDLSTWEFVNASLSDDEDIYSFDGDDVISEGDDATEEEPESKPVQGEDEDAGEPRDFGSPDVIMSIQSLSVSPPMTLPVEMTSNHVYHEGRDGSDDDDGGDDDVRDVYHDDVDDELVPWKLKDRFGKQRIRKMGKRGGPKPNKSKRLPYYHNRPGCLYGKHGFGVQHSFI, from the coding sequence atgtTGAGAATCTTGAGGAAAACCACACCACCAATGGCCAACAGCAGCGGATCCGGTGACGACGATCTGTCCACGTGGGAGTTCGTCAACGCCTCTCTCTCAGACGACGAAGACATCTACTCCTTCGACGGCGACGACGTCATCAGCGAGGGAGATGATGCCACCGAAGAAGAGCCGGAGTCTAAGCCGGTAcaaggagaagatgaagacGCAGGGGAGCCCCGTGATTTCGGGAGTCCTGACGTTATCATGTCTATTCAGAGTCTGTCAGTCTCACCCCCGATGACTTTACCTGTTGAGATGACAAGTAATCATGTGTACCATGAAGGTAGAGATGGgtctgatgatgatgatggtggcGATGATGATGTGCGTGATGTATATCATGATGATGTTGATGATGAGTTGGTGCCGTGGAAACTGAAGGACAGGTTTGGGAAGCAGAGGATAAGGAAGATGGGGAAGAGGGGCGGACCAAAACCTAACAAATCGAAGAGGCTGCCCTATTACCATAACAGGCCTGGATGCTTGTACGGGAAGCATGGATTTGGCGTGCAGCACTCCTTCATCTGA
- the LOC105169910 gene encoding protein SHI RELATED SEQUENCE 1-like: MHQHHQISDTVEDQHHGSNPKRFREQNPALLGLEEGDFPGEVSFPAVFRCVRVSSMDNVVDQYAYQTSVSIGGHVFTGILYDQGPEADGTGNYVTGGSSSSAGIGLFEQTHFVNSTTATATGTTSSPYPSPFCAFTATSSQFFHQYPKS; the protein is encoded by the exons ATGCACCAGCACCACCAGATTTCAGACACTGTGGAGGACCAGCACCATGGATCAAACCCTAAAAGATTCAGAGAGCAGAATCCAGCACTATTAG GGTTAGAGGAAGGGGATTTTCCAGGTGAAGTGAGCTTTCCGGCAGTGTTCCGATGCGTTCGAGTGAGTTCAATGGACAATGTGGTGGATCAGTATGCGTATCAGACATCGGTGAGCATCGGAGGTCACGTATTTACAGGCATTTTATACGACCAGGGGCCTGAGGCGGATGGGACCGGGAATTATGTGACTGGAGGGAGCTCTAGTTCTGCTGGTATTGGCTTATTTGAGCAGACTCACTTTGTCAATAGTACTACTGCTACTGCAACTGGTACAACCTCCTCTCCATATCCTAGCCCTTTTTGTGCTTTTACCGCTACTAGTTCACAGTTCTTTCATCAGTACCCCAAATCTTGA